In Setaria italica strain Yugu1 chromosome IX, Setaria_italica_v2.0, whole genome shotgun sequence, the genomic stretch ATGTTCCACTATCCTCTCAACTATTTTTCTTGGTGATCCAGTTTATGTCGGAAGGTTTGATTCAACACACTGCCATATATAATTTTGCCAAAATTTGCTGTTTGAAAACATTGTTATTGGGTTATTTTTCAACCCTTGGATCCTTTGAACTGGTTTGCATATATGTTTTATCAGTTGTTGCATGATACTCTTTCAAGCAAAATAAACAACATTTGTGGTGCTTGATGAAACATAAAACTGGTGAAGTTTTTACAGATATATTTGTTGAtattctttcttctctccttaTAACCTCAATGAACTTATTATGTAACAAACTAGAATCGGTCCTAACCTTGTACGCTTGTATTCTACTTCTTCCAGCATTATTGGGGGAGTCTTTATAATTGCTGGTCTATACATTGTTACTTGGGCTCGCTACAATGAAGCACGGCGAACTTCGAGTGATGGTTGTTTGAaccctcttcttcttggacCTCCAAGAGTCCCCAAGACACAGGAAAGTTCCTTCATGGATCCTTAAATCTCAGTGTATCAAATGGTTGTCTCAGTTGTTTTCTCCAGGACAACAGCAAAAGTCACATGTATAGATTTATTTCAGCAAATGGTTGTCTCAATTGTTTTCTCCAAGATAACAGCAAAGGTCACATGTATAGATTTATTTCAGCAAATGGTTGTCTCAATTCTTTTCTCCGGACAACAGCAAAATTCACATGTATAGATTTatcctgaatttttttttgtattctTGTATATTTGTTTTGATAATATGTTCTAATAGAATATAGTAACCAAAGCACACATTGCATACTTCATAGGGGATAGAGGGTAGAATGTCCCTACCAGGGCAGCCCGCCCGCCCTCAACTCTACCAAAGAGCACAACCGACTGAGCAAATAATAGTCAGCTCCCTTGAGGGATCAGGGCTTAAAATTCTTTCCAAATCAAGTATCGTAGTCCATGCCATTTACCTTTTGCTCCCCCTTTTCTTCAAACCACCTATCACCCTAAAATACAATAAGATTGTGCAATCTCTTGTTTTCTAGAGTGCTACCACTGGCTTCATGTCTGATTGGAAAACATAATAATCGCCTCCAATCCACATGTATTGGGGGCTTTGAGGTGAAAATTGGTTTATTTTTCCCTGCAATCCCGTATATATTTTGCAGGAAATGGGTTTATGCAAACAAACCCTCAAAGTACAAAGCCGAAAGCCTGGCGGCTTTGAGGTGAAAATTGGTTTATTTTTCCCTGCAATCCCGTATATATTTTGCAGGAAATGGGTTTATGCAAACAAACCCTCAAAGTACAAAACCGAAAGCCCCATGTATATTTGTTTAATTTCTTTTTAATGACAGCATGACTTGCAAGCTTCACAAGCAACAATAATTTGCCTGATTTTTGTCTTGGCACCTAGCGCATATATTCAATGCAAAATGATTGAATGGATAGGAAGAAAGAAATATATCATATACGAAGGTCCTTGTTGCTTTATGCAGCCTACCTTTGTTATTTGATTCTTAGTTTGAAAAATGGTACGCAAACTAATCTGTTGAAAGTGCAAGAGAGGTGGTCATAGTCAAATGGCAGTGGACCCAGATGCTCTTTTTTTACTTCCTGAACTGTGACCAAGACGTCCTCATGGGAGAGCTCTTAAACATAGAAGGACGCAAGGAAAAAATGATTCAACAAGAAAGATTTAGTTTGAAAAGATACCAGATCATTTATTAGATGGTCATCAGAAATATTTATTTTGACGCTTCTAAGTCAATACATTATTTACATTGAATTTTTGCTGCACGCACAACCCATTTGTGTAATCTACTATCCCACTGGTCCAACAATAAGATCAAGTGCCCAAATGGCTAAAAAAACAGCTTGTTACCGTTTTGACCATTCTATTTTCTCGATCTTGGACTGGTCATTTCATAAATCGATCGGTCCATGGGAGagtgtctttttttttaagtgtTTGATACCTAATGAATTGAATAAATGTCAAAACGCTAGGCATTTCAGTTAGCAAGGAAAATAGACTAGTAACAATGGAAATTTGAATATTGGAAGAGGAGCGAACTGAGCTTAGCACAATTAGTTGTGTTTCTTGTGATGCTGAAACCTGTatacggcctgttcgcttcagcttattcagccggcttatcagccaccaaacagtgttttcctctcacaacaaatcagccgtttcagcttttcagccggcttataagctgaagcgaacaggcccatacTTGCCTACTTGGGCTCAACGGCGTTAGGCACTGCAGCTGTGATTCGTGGCTAGCAGAGTGCGAGGGACACAGTGGTAATTTCACGTAGGTGCCAAGCTGGAAATGTTGACTCCCATGGCACAAATTGTCCTTTTTGCCGCTCCAACTCCAGTTTGGCATAAAACTGGATTAGGGAACAGTGTTCCTGATTAGTTTACGGCTAGAGAAAGCAGAATACCTTTTGGATCGTGCTAAAGTTGCATGTGCACCACAtgcttttttttccattttctttgtGGTGAGGGAGAGACTGAGAGGATATGCTATCGTTATGTTTGAATCTCTCCGTCTCCGGGCCAGTTTGTTTGACGACCTTTTGAGCAGACGTCAACATAAAGATGTATACTGTACCACCTGCATCATGCACGGCTTAAAAATGTTTGTCCATGCAAAAATAATTTGATGACAAACTTACCAGCATGAGTTTCATGTGACAAGTACAAACATATATGCATTTCATGAGAAAGCTATGAGAAACATAATATAAAtatcaaaaagagaaaaaaaatgttagaaAACAGTGATTATCTCATAAGAAAACAAAAGGCctgtcaaaaaataaaagaaaagaaacaaaaggaaatggaGAGGGGAGTAAAAAAGAGTCGAGTCCTCTACCAAAGTATATAAAAGATAGGGGCagcacaaaaaggaaaaagaaaagttagAGTTGGGTTGGGTAGGACCCATGATGTACTGCCGCCCAGCCCACCAATGAATTTCGCCAACTCAACTGACCGGAGTGGGCCGTAAGCCCGTAACCCACTTGAGTAGACCGCTTGCTCCTGGGCCTCCATGCATTGTTGTTGCAACAAAATGGACCCAGAGAGTGGCCTTGGAACTAGTTGGGCTTTCTGGTGGCCCTGTTTACTGAACGCTTCGAagatccaccaccaccatttcGTCCATCGGCCTGCTGGTGGCGAACCAACTGAAgtcccctccccccactccaccgatccgccgccgcccgcctaaACCCTCCGCCGCCACGACCCGACcaaccctcgccgccgctcggcAGCCATGGGGAGCCGGCTGGGCCGCCGCGTGATCCACTTCGCCAACCTCCCTCTCAAGCTCATGCTGCCACCGGCCCCGCTCTCGTCCGTGCAGGAGTTCGCCGTTCGGAccgtcccctccgcctccaAGGTGGACATCCGCCGCTGCCTCGAGTCCATGTACGGCTTCTCCGTCGCCGAGGTCCGCACCCTCAACATGGAGGGCAAGAAGCTCCGCCGGGGCCCCTACCTCGCCGCCAAGCCCGACTACAAGAAGGCCTACGTCACGCTGCGGGCCCCGCTCACGGTCTCCCCCGATCTCTTCCCCATTGGGGTCATCCTCGGGGAGCGGGAGCGGAAggccagtgccgcc encodes the following:
- the LOC101779728 gene encoding uncharacterized protein LOC101779728, translated to MGSRLGRRVIHFANLPLKLMLPPAPLSSVQEFAVRTVPSASKVDIRRCLESMYGFSVAEVRTLNMEGKKLRRGPYLAAKPDYKKAYVTLRAPLTVSPDLFPIGVILGERERKASAAAARRKAVEGAEAEGQREGKGKHWMEDDREGFSRAGCGKVVYGNPGRLDQRRRGRAKAKEGAGEEGSKFPWSGMQLATEKPRRVRHSPPKKKVGIALKQKSRKVSLQRRSKKKLEA